In Armatimonadota bacterium, the following proteins share a genomic window:
- a CDS encoding DUF1501 domain-containing protein — translation MGFFDHKTLTRRTLLRDASYGIGSLALNHILANSVLGSPIVKRIAPKAKQVVFLFMAGAPSQLDMFDYKPELNKRNGEECPEELVAGERFAFIKGRPKLLASPHQFEQVGQSGQWVSGLLPHFKEIVDDVVVIRSMQTDQFNHAPGQIFMNTGFQIPGRPSFGAWMSYGLGTENENLPAFVVLVSGDNNPDGGKACWGSGFLPSQHQGVEFRSNGEPILFITNPDGVTEELRRDSLDVIGDLNRLRQNDVLDPEIEARIAQYELAFRMQTSVPELVALETEPPEVHALYGTEPGKRSFANNCLLARRLVERGVRFVQLYHRGWDNHGESEGNDLKNGLGRMCKQTDQPAAALVKDLKRRGLLDETLVIWGGEFGRTPMNEGRGGSPFQGRDHHPRAFTMWLAGGGIKAGSAYGMTDEFGYNVVENPVHVHDLHATILNLMGVDHTELTYRSQGRDFRLTDVYGKVIEGLKS, via the coding sequence ATGGGATTTTTTGATCACAAGACATTGACCAGGCGCACGCTCCTCCGCGATGCGAGCTACGGGATCGGTTCGCTGGCCCTCAACCACATCTTGGCCAATTCGGTTTTGGGTTCGCCGATCGTAAAGCGGATCGCTCCCAAAGCCAAACAAGTCGTGTTCCTGTTCATGGCCGGGGCGCCATCCCAACTGGACATGTTCGACTACAAACCTGAGTTGAACAAACGCAACGGCGAGGAGTGTCCCGAAGAGTTGGTGGCTGGCGAACGCTTTGCTTTCATCAAGGGACGGCCCAAGCTGCTGGCGTCGCCGCACCAGTTTGAGCAGGTTGGGCAGTCGGGCCAATGGGTCAGCGGCCTGTTGCCCCATTTCAAAGAGATCGTCGACGACGTGGTGGTCATCCGGTCGATGCAGACCGACCAATTCAACCACGCTCCTGGCCAGATTTTCATGAACACGGGATTCCAGATTCCGGGTCGGCCGAGTTTTGGGGCCTGGATGAGCTACGGATTGGGAACGGAAAACGAGAACCTGCCCGCCTTTGTCGTCTTGGTCAGCGGCGACAACAATCCCGACGGGGGCAAAGCCTGCTGGGGCAGCGGATTTTTGCCCAGCCAGCACCAGGGAGTTGAATTCCGATCCAATGGCGAACCGATTTTGTTCATCACCAATCCGGATGGCGTGACCGAGGAATTGCGTCGAGACTCGCTGGATGTCATTGGCGACCTCAACCGATTGCGGCAGAATGATGTCCTTGACCCCGAAATAGAAGCCCGGATCGCCCAATATGAGCTGGCCTTCCGGATGCAAACCAGTGTCCCTGAACTTGTCGCCCTGGAAACGGAACCGCCCGAAGTCCACGCCCTTTATGGGACAGAGCCCGGTAAACGCAGTTTTGCCAACAATTGCCTGCTGGCCCGAAGGCTGGTTGAACGGGGGGTTCGCTTTGTCCAGCTCTACCACCGGGGTTGGGATAATCATGGCGAAAGCGAGGGAAACGACCTCAAAAATGGATTGGGCCGCATGTGCAAGCAAACCGACCAGCCCGCGGCGGCCTTGGTCAAGGACCTCAAGCGCCGGGGACTGCTTGATGAGACTCTCGTCATTTGGGGCGGGGAATTCGGCCGGACGCCAATGAACGAAGGCCGGGGTGGCTCACCGTTCCAGGGACGCGACCACCACCCCCGGGCTTTTACGATGTGGCTGGCCGGGGGCGGGATCAAAGCGGGATCCGCCTATGGCATGACCGACGAGTTTGGCTACAACGTCGTTGAAAATCCTGTTCACGTGCACGATTTGCACGCCACCATCCTCAATTTGATGGGAGTGGACCATACCGAACTGACCTACCGGTCCCAAGGCCGGGATTTTCGATTGACCGACGTGTATGGCAAAGTCATCGAGGGGCTAAAAAGTTGA
- a CDS encoding sugar phosphate isomerase/epimerase, translated as MDIRAYKTTWGMPGTPDEVLAKIKSAGYEGWEDWIKPHFEVRALAGRHGLEYMAMVQGGEAEQFRRDLDEAHDAGAIGCTVHVGRANMEFQEGLDHLGKLVEIAKTLPFPVNFETHRGRLLFEPLSTARYLKELPDLWLVADLSHWTVVTESMLQGFGPALELAISRTRHTHSRVGHEEGPQVPDPRAQQWQGHVKVFEGWWERIKAAHLARGEKVLTFDPEYGPPNYMWTNPADGAALSDLWDVCLWTRDSVKELLKD; from the coding sequence ATGGATATTCGGGCATACAAAACAACGTGGGGCATGCCGGGGACTCCCGACGAAGTCTTAGCGAAAATCAAGTCCGCGGGTTACGAAGGGTGGGAAGATTGGATCAAACCGCACTTTGAAGTCCGAGCCCTGGCCGGGCGTCACGGCCTGGAATACATGGCGATGGTGCAGGGCGGCGAAGCCGAACAGTTCCGGCGAGATTTGGATGAAGCCCATGATGCGGGTGCCATTGGCTGCACCGTCCATGTTGGCCGGGCGAACATGGAGTTTCAAGAAGGGCTAGACCACCTGGGGAAGCTCGTTGAAATTGCGAAGACTCTCCCGTTCCCCGTGAATTTTGAAACCCACCGCGGCCGGTTACTATTCGAACCGCTTTCCACCGCCCGTTACCTCAAGGAATTGCCCGACCTGTGGCTGGTCGCCGATCTCAGCCACTGGACCGTCGTAACCGAATCCATGCTCCAGGGGTTTGGCCCGGCTTTGGAATTGGCCATCAGCCGCACGCGACACACCCACTCTCGGGTGGGGCATGAGGAAGGGCCGCAGGTGCCCGATCCGCGCGCGCAGCAGTGGCAAGGGCATGTGAAAGTTTTCGAAGGGTGGTGGGAACGCATCAAAGCGGCCCATCTAGCCCGGGGTGAAAAAGTCCTGACGTTCGATCCGGAATACGGCCCTCCGAACTATATGTGGACCAATCCTGCGGACGGGGCGGCGCTCTCAGACCTGTGGGATGTTTGCCTCTGGACTCGGGACAGCGTCAAAGAACTCCTCAAAGATTAG
- a CDS encoding PEP-CTERM sorting domain-containing protein — MKFISALALMTLAGVASAATYTFTPPGNSNLSNLDHYDAYKWGININLGANERITGASLEIKNIWDWTVEQDILYVDLLDLKPTDANQVGVKSFYDNQASGDYFQGQGVRVGTWSDPVGGYARNFNLKFDFAQQGVLDDLQNFAKDGFFALTFDPDCHYFNDGVKLKVYTETVPEPASMFGLAVAGAALLRKKFKKA; from the coding sequence ATGAAATTCATTTCGGCTCTGGCACTCATGACGCTTGCGGGCGTGGCAAGCGCAGCAACCTATACCTTCACCCCTCCGGGAAACAGCAACCTCAGCAACCTGGATCACTACGACGCCTACAAGTGGGGGATCAACATCAATTTGGGCGCCAACGAACGCATCACGGGTGCTTCGCTGGAAATCAAGAATATTTGGGACTGGACGGTTGAGCAGGACATCCTTTATGTGGATCTGTTGGACCTTAAGCCCACCGATGCCAATCAAGTGGGCGTCAAGTCGTTCTACGACAACCAGGCATCGGGCGACTACTTCCAAGGTCAAGGCGTCCGCGTCGGTACCTGGAGCGATCCGGTTGGCGGCTATGCCCGCAACTTCAACCTGAAGTTCGACTTTGCGCAACAAGGCGTTCTGGACGACCTTCAGAACTTTGCCAAGGATGGGTTCTTTGCCCTCACTTTCGACCCGGACTGCCACTACTTCAACGATGGCGTCAAGCTGAAGGTCTACACCGAAACCGTTCCCGAACCGGCTTCGATGTTCGGCCTGGCGGTTGCCGGCGCGGCCCTGCTCCGCAAGAAATTCAAGAAAGCCTAG
- a CDS encoding glycoside hydrolase family 43 protein has protein sequence MARFSGNPIFPGWYADPEIHWFDEQFVVYPTFSARYEDQTFFDCFTSPDLTNWQRHGRILDFKDIPWSTNRAAWAPSVAERDGRYFMYFSAGDGAGIGVAVAESPTGPFQDALGRPLVSEYINGAQPIDAHAFVDDDGQAYLFYGGWKHCNVVQLAPDMTSTEGKFLEITPEHYVEGPFMLKRNGLYYFMWSEGGWTDSSYGVAYAVADSPLGPFERIGSILSSDPAVGNGTGHHSVLRLPGSEEHVICYHRRPPGTTERDHRVTCLDQLVFEPDGTIRPVSPTVTGVPAWTG, from the coding sequence TTGGCCCGCTTTTCCGGAAACCCGATCTTCCCCGGCTGGTATGCCGACCCCGAAATCCATTGGTTCGACGAACAATTCGTTGTCTACCCGACCTTTTCGGCCCGATACGAAGACCAAACATTCTTCGACTGCTTCACGTCGCCCGATTTGACCAATTGGCAAAGGCATGGCCGCATCCTCGATTTCAAAGACATTCCCTGGTCGACAAACCGGGCGGCGTGGGCTCCTTCAGTCGCCGAACGGGATGGCCGCTACTTTATGTACTTTTCGGCCGGCGACGGGGCGGGGATCGGGGTCGCAGTTGCCGAATCGCCAACCGGGCCGTTCCAAGACGCCCTGGGCAGACCCCTTGTTTCGGAATACATCAACGGCGCGCAGCCCATCGATGCCCACGCCTTTGTGGATGATGATGGCCAAGCCTATCTCTTTTACGGCGGCTGGAAACATTGCAACGTCGTCCAGCTTGCGCCGGATATGACTTCTACCGAAGGCAAATTCTTGGAAATCACTCCGGAGCATTACGTCGAAGGCCCGTTCATGCTCAAACGCAACGGGCTGTACTATTTCATGTGGTCCGAAGGGGGCTGGACCGATTCGAGCTATGGCGTCGCCTATGCGGTTGCCGATTCGCCATTAGGCCCCTTTGAGCGCATCGGATCAATCCTCAGTTCAGATCCGGCTGTCGGCAACGGCACCGGGCACCACTCGGTTCTCCGGTTGCCCGGTTCCGAAGAGCATGTGATCTGTTACCACCGTCGCCCCCCAGGGACTACCGAACGCGATCACCGGGTCACTTGCCTTGACCAGCTGGTCTTTGAACCCGATGGGACGATCCGTCCCGTTTCCCCCACCGTGACGGGGGTGCCCGCATGGACTGGCTGA
- a CDS encoding histidinol-phosphatase, producing the protein MTSRLEKAIAIAQEAGQLTLAHFRSGIHVELKGDESPVTRADLEAEALIRARLQTAFPGEPVLGEEEGGGSDSPDRWVVDPIDGTKSFVCGVPLFGNLIAYEIGGQPVLGVVNFPALGETYWAERGSGAYRNGQVIHVRDEPDSKRQAICSGSFTSLKKHGRLDGLMRLAEPMMAHRTWGDAYGHMLVAAGNIQAMFDPVVSRWDVSAVIPIVEEAGGICMGFDGSPVLDGHKPDGGLELVSLAPGLKSRVLECFS; encoded by the coding sequence ATGACCTCGAGGCTGGAGAAGGCCATTGCCATTGCCCAAGAAGCCGGGCAGCTGACATTGGCGCACTTCCGCTCAGGGATCCACGTCGAACTCAAGGGCGATGAATCCCCAGTCACCCGGGCCGACTTGGAAGCCGAAGCCCTCATCAGGGCGCGATTGCAGACGGCCTTTCCGGGCGAACCGGTTTTGGGGGAGGAAGAAGGCGGGGGCTCCGACAGCCCGGACAGGTGGGTTGTCGATCCGATCGATGGCACCAAGAGCTTCGTGTGTGGCGTCCCGCTTTTCGGCAACCTGATCGCCTATGAAATTGGAGGACAACCCGTCCTCGGCGTTGTCAACTTTCCGGCCCTTGGCGAAACCTATTGGGCTGAGCGGGGGTCAGGTGCCTACCGGAATGGCCAAGTAATCCATGTTCGGGACGAGCCCGACTCCAAAAGACAAGCCATCTGCAGCGGAAGTTTCACCTCATTGAAGAAGCACGGCCGCTTGGACGGGTTGATGAGGCTTGCCGAACCAATGATGGCCCATAGGACTTGGGGCGACGCCTACGGCCACATGTTGGTGGCAGCTGGGAACATTCAGGCGATGTTTGACCCGGTCGTTTCCCGGTGGGATGTATCGGCCGTGATCCCGATTGTCGAAGAAGCGGGCGGGATATGCATGGGGTTCGATGGGTCCCCCGTCCTGGATGGCCACAAACCAGATGGGGGTTTGGAACTGGTGAGCCTGGCCCCTGGTTTGAAATCGCGGGTGTTGGAGTGCTTCAGTTGA
- the ruvX gene encoding Holliday junction resolvase RuvX gives MLQLRVFGVDLGKKRIGAAVMDLEIGLPRPLPAINALGSLAKDAAQVAHLARIEQASAVVLGLPLMEGEETRMSSVVRRFGAEVEALGFPVRYVDESLTSAAAESAMFAAGLKSSERKKRLDSESACQILLRFKESHGE, from the coding sequence GTGCTTCAGTTGAGGGTCTTCGGGGTCGATTTGGGTAAGAAGAGGATCGGTGCTGCTGTGATGGATTTGGAGATCGGGCTACCCCGCCCACTGCCCGCAATCAATGCGTTGGGGTCTCTGGCCAAAGATGCGGCCCAAGTAGCCCATCTAGCCCGGATCGAGCAGGCTTCTGCCGTTGTCCTGGGTTTGCCGCTGATGGAAGGGGAAGAGACGCGCATGAGCAGCGTCGTCCGCCGGTTTGGAGCCGAAGTGGAAGCCCTGGGGTTCCCGGTCCGTTATGTGGATGAAAGCCTGACCAGTGCCGCGGCTGAATCGGCGATGTTCGCCGCCGGCCTCAAATCGAGCGAAAGGAAAAAGCGGCTGGACAGCGAATCGGCCTGTCAAATCTTGCTTCGGTTCAAGGAGTCCCATGGAGAATAG
- the mltG gene encoding endolytic transglycosylase MltG, producing the protein MENSRKLLIGLVLGCILGLGGLTWFNGQIKEMPPGAEFLVRWDAMPFDRAVAILEERGVVRNAWVFSRYARLERKAVAVQGGTYAFRPGMSMAQIVQSLKTPLRQNVRIPEGWWIKRVAERLESKNVCTAKEYEELAAQPQAFQDSVDFPLPKGSLEGYLYPDTYDLPPMMGARAVILRQLQTFKKKVVDKVGEEGLARAVVLGSMVELEVAKDDERPRVAGVIENRIKKGMRLQIDATVLYALGEWKELGPGVVNTVQSPYNTYLHAGLPPGPIGSPSIKSIEAALKPEAHNYLFYVARPDRSHYFTSDYGSHLKAIAKARGEWRTAKEPDNL; encoded by the coding sequence ATGGAGAATAGCCGCAAACTCCTAATCGGACTTGTGCTTGGGTGCATCCTCGGCCTCGGCGGTTTGACATGGTTCAACGGCCAAATCAAAGAGATGCCACCCGGCGCCGAATTCTTGGTGCGGTGGGATGCGATGCCCTTTGACCGGGCCGTTGCGATTTTGGAAGAAAGGGGCGTAGTCCGCAACGCGTGGGTCTTCAGCCGGTATGCCCGGTTGGAAAGGAAAGCGGTCGCCGTGCAGGGAGGGACGTATGCGTTCCGGCCGGGAATGTCGATGGCGCAGATCGTGCAGAGTCTGAAAACCCCCCTTCGCCAAAACGTGCGCATTCCGGAAGGGTGGTGGATCAAACGGGTGGCCGAACGGCTGGAGAGCAAAAATGTCTGCACGGCCAAGGAATATGAAGAGCTTGCCGCCCAGCCCCAGGCGTTTCAAGATTCGGTCGATTTTCCGCTTCCAAAAGGGTCGTTGGAGGGCTACCTCTACCCGGACACCTACGACCTTCCGCCGATGATGGGGGCCCGGGCCGTCATCTTGCGCCAGCTCCAAACCTTCAAGAAGAAGGTCGTCGATAAGGTCGGGGAAGAGGGTTTGGCGCGGGCGGTCGTTTTGGGCTCGATGGTGGAATTGGAGGTGGCCAAAGATGACGAGCGACCCCGTGTTGCCGGCGTGATCGAAAACCGCATCAAGAAGGGGATGCGCTTGCAGATCGACGCAACGGTCCTTTACGCGCTTGGAGAGTGGAAAGAACTCGGCCCCGGGGTTGTGAACACAGTCCAATCGCCTTACAACACCTACCTCCATGCTGGGCTCCCGCCGGGGCCCATCGGCTCGCCGTCGATCAAAAGTATCGAAGCCGCGTTGAAACCGGAAGCGCACAACTATTTGTTCTATGTGGCCCGGCCCGACCGGTCGCACTACTTCACCTCCGATTACGGATCGCACCTCAAGGCCATCGCCAAAGCAAGGGGCGAGTGGCGGACGGCCAAGGAGCCGGATAACTTGTGA
- a CDS encoding YqeG family HAD IIIA-type phosphatase, whose product MRHFRAGTIERHRVPKHFQRFSPVEALHSLEEVNLEALRAAGKSLILLDVDNTLLPWRSEDIPESTTAWLEKARGLGFRLCILSNTRNPERLSRLSGKMGVEFIRDKFKPSPRMYELALEKYQVGPESAIMVGDQLLTDIWGANRADIDAIWVKPIGRKEFVGTRYISRNVERVIGRVLHNHFQTPSGDMAVGPGVFKHEIVRQFLKFAMVGAVATVVDLGLHFLLMFGVPGLRDSVGRWVLSQPALANTFDSVTHAAYPVLKVVTVLLATVVSYLLNRWFTFQATHEKANLRQVGKFFTVALAAMVINTSVGTLAIGLIHGSDRFQWTVASVTGMAAGVFFNFAGQRLWTFRRNGAV is encoded by the coding sequence GTGAGGCACTTCCGGGCCGGGACAATCGAGCGCCACCGCGTGCCGAAGCATTTCCAACGATTTTCGCCTGTCGAGGCCCTGCATTCGCTGGAAGAGGTCAACTTAGAAGCACTCAGGGCGGCGGGAAAGTCGTTGATCCTGCTGGATGTGGACAACACGCTGTTGCCCTGGCGATCCGAAGACATCCCAGAATCCACAACGGCCTGGCTGGAAAAAGCCCGGGGGTTGGGGTTTCGGCTTTGCATCCTCAGCAACACCCGCAACCCGGAACGGCTCAGCCGTCTGAGCGGGAAGATGGGGGTGGAATTCATCCGCGACAAGTTCAAACCAAGCCCGCGGATGTACGAATTGGCCCTGGAGAAGTATCAAGTCGGCCCCGAGTCCGCCATCATGGTGGGCGACCAGTTGCTAACCGACATCTGGGGTGCAAACCGGGCCGATATCGACGCAATTTGGGTTAAGCCGATTGGCCGCAAAGAGTTTGTGGGCACCCGGTACATTTCCCGCAATGTCGAGCGGGTCATCGGCCGCGTGTTGCACAACCACTTCCAAACGCCGTCGGGCGATATGGCGGTTGGGCCCGGGGTTTTCAAGCACGAGATCGTTCGGCAATTCCTGAAGTTTGCGATGGTCGGGGCCGTTGCAACCGTGGTGGATCTGGGCTTGCACTTTTTGCTGATGTTTGGCGTCCCTGGTTTGCGGGATTCCGTTGGCCGGTGGGTTTTGTCGCAGCCTGCATTGGCAAACACGTTCGATAGCGTGACCCATGCCGCCTATCCGGTTTTAAAGGTGGTGACGGTGCTTTTGGCAACGGTGGTTTCTTACCTTCTCAACCGTTGGTTCACCTTCCAGGCCACCCATGAAAAGGCAAATCTGAGGCAAGTCGGAAAGTTTTTCACTGTCGCCCTGGCAGCTATGGTCATCAACACGTCGGTGGGGACCTTGGCCATCGGTTTGATCCATGGCAGCGACCGGTTCCAGTGGACGGTTGCCAGCGTGACCGGGATGGCCGCGGGCGTATTCTTCAACTTCGCAGGCCAGCGTCTCTGGACGTTTAGGAGAAATGGAGCCGTTTGA
- a CDS encoding shikimate dehydrogenase — MEPFEWRDAPAADFAVVGDPVGHSLSPRMHQAAYSAVGLSLRYVAIRVPEGEFPQAAENLRELGYVGLNATLPHKLAAFEWCESVESGAWRFSAVNTIRLADRTGINTDVPGFMAMLESRGVAHGSRLLFLGAGGSARSLMAACWDSGYRLAAWNRTPGRLGELVHDLAIDAEILDSPDVTGADVVVNATSASWSGEGLGLDWSSAPAGCQAFDLAYREGGPTPFLAEAQKFGIATCDGLPMLVEQGALAFEWWLGREAPRRAMLASIGL, encoded by the coding sequence ATGGAGCCGTTTGAATGGCGCGATGCCCCCGCCGCCGATTTTGCCGTGGTGGGGGATCCGGTTGGGCACAGCCTTTCCCCCAGAATGCACCAGGCGGCCTATTCAGCTGTCGGTCTGAGCCTCCGATATGTGGCGATCCGGGTTCCGGAAGGTGAGTTTCCTCAAGCGGCCGAGAACTTGCGGGAGCTTGGCTACGTCGGGCTCAATGCAACGCTGCCCCACAAGCTGGCGGCATTCGAGTGGTGCGAATCGGTGGAATCAGGCGCGTGGCGTTTTTCGGCCGTCAATACGATTCGGTTGGCCGACCGGACGGGGATCAACACGGATGTGCCCGGGTTCATGGCCATGCTGGAATCCCGCGGGGTCGCCCATGGAAGCCGCTTGCTTTTTTTGGGTGCCGGGGGCTCAGCACGGTCATTGATGGCGGCTTGTTGGGACTCTGGTTACCGGCTGGCGGCTTGGAATCGGACTCCGGGCCGGTTGGGAGAACTCGTCCACGACCTGGCGATCGATGCCGAAATCCTGGATTCCCCGGATGTCACAGGGGCCGATGTGGTTGTGAACGCGACATCGGCCAGTTGGTCGGGTGAGGGTCTTGGATTGGATTGGTCTTCGGCACCGGCCGGCTGTCAGGCGTTCGATTTGGCGTACCGGGAAGGTGGCCCGACTCCATTTTTGGCTGAGGCGCAAAAATTTGGCATCGCGACATGCGACGGCCTGCCGATGTTGGTGGAGCAGGGGGCATTGGCGTTTGAGTGGTGGTTGGGCCGGGAAGCCCCGCGAAGGGCTATGCTAGCCAGCATAGGACTATGA
- a CDS encoding threonylcarbamoyl-AMP synthase gives MTISQPTPEIIALAGDILLDGGVVVIPTETVYGLACNAMDASAVRRVFEIKGRPAENPLIIHLSDAEQLDDVAADVPELARKLAARYWPGPLTMVLNRADDVPSVTTGGLDTVAVRVPAHPVAREIIEAAGCPVAAPSANVFMALSPTQVEDVDPEVIIDVDLVIDGGRCEYGLESTVIDMTQDPPRILRPGAVSRADIQTLVGRPLGHMPPSEVRKAPGMYRRHYAPNSPVRLVDRPLQSDECGLTFAPSTNALQVKMPKEPRAYGAVLYGALKQLDLKKPKAILVEEPPETPEWEAVWDRLRKASASLL, from the coding sequence ATGACGATTTCTCAACCCACCCCGGAAATCATCGCACTAGCAGGCGACATCCTTTTGGATGGCGGCGTGGTGGTCATCCCAACCGAAACGGTATATGGCCTGGCGTGCAACGCCATGGATGCCTCGGCGGTGCGCCGGGTATTTGAAATCAAGGGCCGCCCGGCCGAAAACCCGCTCATCATCCACCTCTCCGATGCCGAACAATTGGATGACGTGGCAGCGGACGTCCCCGAACTGGCCCGCAAACTCGCCGCCCGGTATTGGCCGGGCCCCCTGACAATGGTTTTGAACCGGGCAGACGATGTCCCCAGCGTCACAACCGGGGGGCTCGACACGGTGGCCGTCCGTGTCCCCGCCCACCCCGTAGCCCGGGAAATCATCGAGGCAGCCGGTTGCCCGGTGGCAGCACCGAGCGCAAACGTGTTCATGGCTCTCAGCCCAACCCAAGTTGAGGATGTGGATCCCGAAGTGATCATCGACGTCGACTTAGTCATCGACGGCGGCCGGTGCGAATATGGCCTGGAGAGCACCGTGATCGACATGACCCAGGATCCGCCCCGGATCCTGCGCCCGGGGGCAGTGAGCCGGGCCGATATCCAGACTCTGGTCGGCCGACCGCTGGGCCACATGCCACCCAGCGAAGTCCGCAAAGCACCGGGGATGTACCGGCGGCACTATGCGCCAAATTCGCCGGTGCGCCTTGTGGATCGCCCGCTGCAATCGGACGAATGCGGCTTGACTTTTGCCCCAAGCACCAATGCCCTCCAGGTCAAGATGCCCAAAGAACCCCGGGCCTATGGCGCAGTGCTTTATGGGGCACTCAAGCAGCTCGACCTAAAAAAGCCAAAGGCGATTTTGGTGGAAGAGCCGCCAGAAACCCCAGAGTGGGAAGCAGTCTGGGATCGGCTCCGCAAGGCAAGCGCTAGCCTGCTGTAG
- a CDS encoding APC family permease, giving the protein MSKKPLKHILFGKPIHREHAHHERLSVPFGLAVFASDALSSVAYATEEVLLVLILAGSILAYNILPWIAVALAVLLVIIAFSYYQTINSYPESGGTYIVSSDNLGPGAGQVAAAAILIDYVLTVAVSVSSGVQAVVSLAPHIQPYATGIAVAAVGVLCIMNLRGAKESGVIFAIPTYGFVFLILCLVAVSIKDVIAGVPPTPPKLPPWDGNPHHEFGLFLIARAFAASCTALTGTEALADGVKAFKAPEQRNASRALMLMVGLLVLMFLGISVAAWHNGIVPAESSSTDYRTVVAQIAFMKFGNSPMTFAIMGMTAGILFLAANTAFADFPRLCSFVARDGYLPRQLMSVGDRMVYQNGILVLTAAAMFLIVIFKADTHSLIPLYALGVFIAFTLSQAGMFQFFRKRRWLIRTRGKLAAGDPDGSHAPKDRNRAIRKTYIQGSISGFGTLVTFFVGCILFYTKLEEKIWIVVIAMAILVTIFQLINRYYKRLASQLTVDDTDKIEDVTSTTLLLVPRLHKGVIQAIEYARASSPDCRALHVSINEKSAAKIKQDWVDFNIEMPLIILDSPYRSISEPIIDYVDQLLAMDSKRMVTVIVPEAVASHWWQGLLHNNAAIPLKLLLGRRRNVVITNIRYYLEP; this is encoded by the coding sequence ATGAGTAAGAAGCCGCTCAAACACATCCTCTTCGGAAAACCGATCCACCGGGAACACGCCCACCATGAGCGGCTATCTGTGCCGTTTGGGCTTGCGGTTTTCGCATCCGATGCGCTTTCCAGCGTTGCCTATGCGACAGAAGAAGTGCTTCTGGTCCTTATCCTAGCCGGTTCGATCCTGGCCTACAACATCTTGCCTTGGATTGCCGTGGCCCTAGCGGTGCTCCTGGTCATCATCGCCTTCAGCTACTACCAAACTATCAATTCGTACCCCGAATCCGGCGGGACCTACATCGTCAGTTCTGACAACCTGGGGCCCGGAGCCGGACAGGTGGCCGCCGCCGCAATCTTGATCGACTACGTCCTCACGGTAGCCGTCTCAGTGTCGTCCGGCGTCCAGGCCGTAGTCTCGCTGGCCCCTCACATCCAGCCCTATGCAACCGGAATCGCTGTGGCGGCTGTTGGCGTGCTCTGCATCATGAACTTGCGAGGGGCCAAAGAATCCGGGGTCATCTTTGCCATCCCGACCTATGGTTTTGTTTTCCTCATCCTTTGTTTGGTTGCGGTTTCTATCAAAGATGTGATTGCCGGCGTTCCCCCGACGCCCCCCAAGCTGCCGCCCTGGGACGGCAACCCACACCACGAGTTCGGGCTCTTTTTGATCGCCCGCGCCTTTGCCGCATCGTGTACCGCCTTGACGGGAACCGAGGCCCTGGCCGACGGGGTCAAAGCGTTCAAAGCCCCAGAACAACGGAACGCCTCCCGGGCCCTGATGCTTATGGTTGGGCTCCTTGTTTTGATGTTCTTGGGAATATCTGTCGCGGCTTGGCACAACGGGATCGTCCCGGCGGAAAGCTCTTCAACCGATTACCGAACAGTGGTCGCTCAAATCGCTTTCATGAAGTTCGGCAACTCGCCGATGACTTTTGCCATCATGGGCATGACGGCGGGGATCCTCTTTTTGGCAGCCAACACGGCCTTTGCCGATTTCCCCCGGCTTTGCAGTTTTGTCGCCCGCGACGGCTACCTGCCCCGGCAACTCATGTCGGTTGGCGACAGGATGGTCTACCAAAACGGAATCTTGGTGCTCACCGCCGCCGCGATGTTCCTCATCGTGATCTTCAAGGCCGACACCCATTCCTTGATCCCCTTGTATGCGCTCGGCGTCTTTATCGCCTTCACGCTTTCGCAGGCGGGCATGTTCCAATTTTTCCGCAAGCGAAGGTGGCTCATCCGCACCCGAGGCAAGCTGGCGGCTGGCGACCCTGACGGTTCGCATGCCCCAAAAGACCGGAACCGGGCCATCCGCAAAACCTACATCCAGGGTTCGATCTCGGGTTTTGGCACCCTCGTCACGTTCTTCGTCGGGTGCATCCTTTTCTACACCAAGTTGGAAGAGAAAATCTGGATCGTCGTCATTGCCATGGCGATCCTGGTGACGATTTTTCAACTTATCAACCGCTATTACAAGCGGTTGGCCAGCCAGCTCACGGTGGACGACACCGACAAAATCGAAGATGTCACCTCCACAACCCTGCTCCTCGTCCCGCGGCTCCACAAAGGCGTGATCCAGGCCATCGAATATGCCCGGGCGTCAAGCCCAGACTGCCGGGCCCTGCACGTTTCCATCAACGAAAAATCAGCGGCGAAAATCAAACAGGATTGGGTTGATTTCAACATCGAAATGCCCCTGATCATTCTCGATTCCCCGTATCGGTCCATTTCGGAACCCATCATCGACTATGTTGACCAACTGCTTGCCATGGATAGCAAGCGCATGGTCACCGTCATCGTCCCCGAGGCCGTCGCCAGCCACTGGTGGCAGGGACTTTTGCATAACAACGCCGCCATTCCGCTCAAATTGTTACTCGGCAGGCGGCGAAATGTCGTCATAACAAACATCCGCTACTACTTAGAGCCGTAA